Proteins encoded by one window of Haliotis asinina isolate JCU_RB_2024 chromosome 6, JCU_Hal_asi_v2, whole genome shotgun sequence:
- the LOC137287463 gene encoding 8-oxo-dGDP phosphatase NUDT18-like, which translates to MEELEENLRKLLQGESVPVSLIDVRVTDAESFVPLTKLTVGYIVCGVLINDNAEVLMMQEAKRSCYGDWYLPAGRLEPGENLVDGVKREVKEETGLECEPTTLVSVECGSGVWHRFTFTGRVTGGKLKSTKEKDSESLQGRWMSMDTIKSSETPLRSFDILKLIKCTQNYHAASEGARHPATLPAIQDHSILILRLVVIFKLNGRKEQLLINTKNGAHLPCGMIAPRDRAVSACCKRVVKSAFGKAQEVPKACGLLSVEHCGIPKGEHDGVCYTIVYTYDGMGSEQTPQIKNPSYEWRSLHDDSLHTQLITRIQQDQLVPFIDLH; encoded by the exons ATGGAGGAACTAGAGGAGAACTTGAGAAAACTTCTGCAAGGAGAGTCAGTCCCTGTATCGCTCATTGATGTCAGAGTAACAGATGCAG aatcatTTGTGCCGCTGACAAAGCTGACAGTTGGCTACATTGTGTGTGGTGTTCTCATCAATGACAACGCTGAGGTGCTGATGATGCAGGAAGCTAAGCGGTCGTGTTATGGAGACTGGTACCTTCCAGCCGGGAGACTGGAGCCAGGAGAGAACCTAGTG GATGGCGTGAAGCGTGAGGTCAAAGAGGAGACTGGCCTAGAGTGTGAGCCGACAACACTGGTCAGTGTCGAGTGTGGCTCCGGGGTCTGGCATAGGTTCACCTTCACAGGCAGAGTCAcag GTGGCAAGCTGAAGTCAACCAAGGAGAAGGACTCAGAATCCTTACAAGGTCGATGGATGAGCATGGACACCATCAAGAGCTCAGAGACACCATTGAG GTCCTTTGACATCCTCAAGCTGATCAAATGTACCCAAAACTACCACGCAGCAAGTGAAGGAGCTCGTCATCCAGCCACACTTCCTGCCATACAGGACCACTCCATCTTGATCCTCAGGCTTGTCGTTATCTTCAAACTGAATGGCAG AAAGGAACAACTTCTCATCAACACAAAGAATGGTGCCCACCTCCCTTGTGGGATGATTGCCCCCCGTGACCGAGCAGTGTCTGCATGTTGTAAGAGAGTTGTGAAG AGCGCCTTTGGCAAGGCACAAGAAGTTCCAAAGGCATGTGGTTTGTTGTCTGTAGAGCATTGTGGGATTCCTAAAGGTGAACATGATGGTGTGTGTTACACAATCGTGTATACATATGATGGTATGGGGAGTGAGCAGACGCCCCAGATTAAGAACCCCAGTTACGAGTGGAGGAGTCTCCATGATGACAGTCTACACACACAGCTCATCACCCGGATACAACAGGAccaactcgttcctttcattgACTTGCACTGa